The following nucleotide sequence is from Fibrobacter sp. UWT2.
AGGCCGCACGGGGCACGCTAGCCGTGTGATTGTGGAAGGCTTTGTGCCGTTTGATTACGAAATTACGTTGCTCACGGTTCGCCATGTGGCGGGCACGAGCTTCCTGGAACCCATCGGTCACCACCAGGTGGGTGGCGACTATCAGGAATCTTGGCAGCCGCAGCCGATGAAGCCGGAACTCCTGGAACAGGCAAAGGTCATTGCAAAGAAGGTGACCGACGCTCTCGGCGGTCGTGGCATTTTTGGCGTAGAACTCTTTGTGTGCAAGGACGAAGTCCTGTTCAGCGAAGTGTCCCCGCGTCCGCACGATACCGGCATGGTGACTCTCATCAGCCAGGACCTTTCCGAATTTGCGCTGCATGCTCGCGCCATTCTCGGCCTCCCGATTCCAAACATTGCTTTCCACGGCCCGAGTGCCTCGAAGGCGATTGTGGTCGACGGCAATTCCGACCACGTGAAGTTTGGCGGCTTGGAAGAAGTGCTTGCAGAACCTGACACCGCGCTCCGCCTGTTCGGCAAGCCCGAACTCAAGGGCCACCGCCGCCTGGGCGTGCTGCTTGCCCGCCGCGACACGGTGGAAGAAGCCAAGGCCCAGGTCATGGCCATGCGCGAAAAAGTCAAGGTGACGCTGTAGTTTTTTATTGCGAGGGGAGACCCCCGAGCGAACCGTTACATCGTTTGGTGATTATTGAGAAGAGGATTCTATGAAAAAAATCCTATTTCTCGCTTTGACGTCTATGGCGTTTGCTGCCAAGACTGTTACGCCGTCGGTTCCCACGCTTGATACCGACGGTTGTTACGCCATTTCGACAGCCGACGAACTGTTCGGCTTTGCAGACATCGTGAATGCGTCTGAAACTCACGACGAATGCGGCAAACTCATGAATGATATTGCCGTTAATGAATTTGTCGGTAAAGGTGGTGTACTCAGCGTAAAAGGGGATTCGGTTTTGTG
It contains:
- the purT gene encoding formate-dependent phosphoribosylglycinamide formyltransferase, which translates into the protein MAEIGTPLSSSATKVLFCGAGELGKEVIIEMMRLGVEVIAVDRYANAPGMQVAHRSHVINMLDGAELRRVIELEKPDYIVPEVEAIATDTLVELEKEGYNVIPTAKATKLTMNREGIRRLAAEELGIKTSPYRFADNFEDFKAAVKEIGIPCVIKPVMSSSGHGQSVIKTEADIQKSWDISQHEGRTGHASRVIVEGFVPFDYEITLLTVRHVAGTSFLEPIGHHQVGGDYQESWQPQPMKPELLEQAKVIAKKVTDALGGRGIFGVELFVCKDEVLFSEVSPRPHDTGMVTLISQDLSEFALHARAILGLPIPNIAFHGPSASKAIVVDGNSDHVKFGGLEEVLAEPDTALRLFGKPELKGHRRLGVLLARRDTVEEAKAQVMAMREKVKVTL